Genomic window (Calditrichota bacterium):
GTAACGTCCCGAACGCCAGATCCAGACCAGCCCGAGGAACGTTGCCATGATTAGCCAGCCCAATAGGCGCGCCTGGGGCTTTAGGCGCGACGCAGCCATAGGGCGGGTATTAGAAGGTGATGACATCGGACAGCCTTCCGTAGCGAGGTTCGACGTTCGATACCAGAAGTGCAAGGTGCAAGGTGTGAGGTGCAGGGTGATAGGTCATTAGTTGCATGCGCGGTGCAACCTCGAATGGGTGCGACAAAGTCTCCACTATGCCCGACGCAACTTCTCAACAACACGCATCCGGGCACTGCGGGCTTGCGGATTGGCCGCCATCTCCGCCCGGTCGGGTCTGATCACATGTGGTGTTAGGATGGTCAGTTCCCAATCTGCATTCATCGCAGAATCGGATACCGCTTCTGCCTTGCCTGCCGGTCGGCTCAAACGGCGAAAGGCTTCCTTGAAAATGCGATCCTGATGCGAATCATAGGCTATGGTCACGAACCTCCCGCCCGGTCGAAGCAGCGCCAGCGCTTGCGAGGCTAAAGCCCGGATTGCCTCCAGTTCGTCATTGGCAGCGACCCGCAACGCCATAAAGACTCTTGACAGCGTTTTGACGCGAAAAGGTCCCCTTACGACCCGACCGACCACGTTTGCCAATTCTCCCGTCGTCGTGAGCGGACGACTCCGGAGGATCAGGTCGGCAAGACGCCCGGCTTGCCGTTCCTCACCGATTTCCCAAAAAAGCGCACTCAACTGGTCTTTGCTCCAACGGTTGACGATCTCGCTGGCGGGAACTCCCCGCCCTGGAGAGTAGCGCATATCGAGCGGTCCGTCGAGGCGATAACTGAAGCCCCGTTCGGAAGTTAGCAACTGATCGAAGGACTGTCCGACATCCGCCAGGATTCCATCCACCGGTTGGAACCGGGCTCTCCCGGCAACTTCTCCTAACTCCCTATAATCCCCCTCCACCACCTGAACCCCGGATCGTCCGGCAAAGCGTTCCCTCAAGTGCCGGACAGCATCGGGATCGACTTCGACGGCTAATACCTCTATCTGCCAATCTGCCCGTTCAAGCAACTCCTCGATGTGTCCGCCGCCGCCGGCGGTGCAGTCTATGAACCGCCTTCCGCCGGTTCCGAGCAGATAATGAACTACCGGCCCAACCAGGACCGGCTTATGCTGGGCATCCAACAGACTCCCCCGCGTCCGGCTATTCGTCGCCCGTCGGAAGTCCGGGCAGCATCGCCGGTTTCGCTCCTTCTGCCGCTGGCCTAAGCCTGCGCCCTACCAGCAACTGCCGGTGCGGTGCTTGATAATCGAAGGTGGTGTCGCCGGTCGCGGCCGGATAGTTGTCGGGATGCCAGATTTCGATGCGGTCGCGCATCCCGACGACCTGAACATCACCCTTCAGTCCGGCAAAGTTCACCAAATGGAGCGGTATCCGCACCCGGCCCTGCCCGTCGAGCAGACATTCGACAGCGCTCCCGTAGAGCCAGCGGATGTAACGGAGGAACTCCTCATCGGGGAGTTCAAGCGACTCGGCGCGCTCCAGCAACTCCTGCCAGATGTTCAGCGGCCAGGCGGCAACGCACCGGCCCAGCCCCGGCGCAAGCACAAAAGTGCCTCGTGCCGAGGGCGACAGGCGATAGCGATAGGACGACGGGATCGCCAGCCGGGACTTGTCGTCAAGGCTGTAAAGATCTGATCCCCAGAAGCCTGGTATGGGTTCATTCCCCACGTTTGTCAACTCTATTCTGAACTGTTCCCCAAATTTCTCCGGTCAATCTACAAAAGGAAGGCCGCGCTGTCAAGTGTTTTGCGCGGCCTTAACGAAAAAAAATCCCCACCCTGTATCTCAGGAGGCGATTTCTAAACCCTTTATATCATATTATCAAGTAGATACTATATTAGGTGTTCGAGTTCTTTATTTATCCAGCGATTGCCGCTGTCACGTGCCTCACGTGACAGCATATGAGCACGAACCTTCCGTCACGTGAGGGCACGTGACGGAAGGTTCGTGGCGTGAGAGACGAATAAGTCAAAGAACTCGTGTTCATTATTCCGATTTTCCGTCTTCAGACTACTAACTGGTGCGATATCAACTTGTCTCGTCCCCCTGCTCAGCGGGGGGACTTCAGGAGGGTAGAAGTGCATCCCCAATTACCCCCCCTTTCATTGCCCCCCCGGCAAGCAGGGGGGATCAGACAAGAACTAACTGCACCATGTAGTAGCCCTCAAATGCGCTCATCCAAGAATCTCCCGCAACTGCAGCGACCGTTCGAGCCGTTCGCGCAGGTCTTCGATCACCTTCAGCAGGTTGACGGATCGAGCGTTCACAATCTCGGCAAATGCCTCGTCGGCCATCAGCATTTTTGTTACCCGTCCATTGGTATGAGCAGCCATAAGATGACCGATCCGGTCGGCCCAATCGAGCATTTCAGGCAGTCCCAGTCGCGGCGAGTCGGACGGCCGGATATGATGCTGGGCAATGGCGTTGATGATGTCGTCGGGGAGGTTCCAGCGGCCCGCGAGCCAGCCGCCGATGTGGCCATGATCGACGCCGATGACATCGGCTTCGGCACGGGCAATGTGAACACCCTCCTGATTAGCCTTCTCGGCACAGAGCAGGTGATAGCGATAGAAATATTGGTGCAGTACCAGTTTACCAATGTCGTGAAGGAGTCCCGCTACATAGGCGCCGGAGTGCTTGGGAACCCTTAGGCCGGCATAAAGCCCCTGGACGATCTCGGCGACCGAAGCGCTGTGCTGCCAGAATTCTGCGCTGTCGAAGTGTGCTACGTCGGGACGTTCAGGGAAGAGACGCAGGACGCTCGCTGATGCGATCAGATTTGAAACCTCCTCGATCCCGATGATGACGACCGCCGTCTTGAGATTGTCGATCTTGCGCGGGACGCCATAGTAGGCGCTGTTGGCGGTGCGCAGCAATTTGCCGGCAAGTGAGACGTCCTCCTCGATCAACTCGACGATATCGCCGGCGCTGCTGTGCGGATCGGCGACCCGCTTCATCACTTCGACAACGATGCCGGGCAGCGTCGGGAGGTCGCGCACTTCGGTGATCGTCTTGCGGATCTCAGCGATCACCAGCATCTTGTTCAAACCTTCGGCGGGGGCGCCGCCGGCGGGAGTGCCATCGGCACCCCAGGGGGAATTCATCGGTAGAGGATTCCTATGGCGGTATGATGTGGACAGTTCAAGGAGAGCCCTTATCTCAAGTGAAATCTAATCGGTTTGTATTCCCTTTGCAAGGGTTCTATCGTCATAGCCAGTCATATCGGAGGTGATGAGATAAACGCAGGTGTGCCGTTCAATGGTTGACAAGCAAGACCGCAAGGCTTAACTTGATGATTATGTTAACGGTCAACCTGACAGAGTCGGGGCGTGCCTGGTAGTAATAGGACGTTGAACGGCGATCCAAATAGACCGGTGCTGGTGCACCGGATGCCGACACCGGTCTTTTGGCATCGTCTCTCGCTTGCGCCCTACATAAGCGATGACGATGCCCGGCGCGCTCGGGTTCATCCGCGAGACGGCTTTCCGAAACGGCTCGACCGGGCTTTATCCGGTCGCCGGAAGGTCTTGCCCGACCTGGCTTTGATGGGGCCGGCTGCAGACCCCTATACGGCTGTTGAGCGGCGTCAACGCATCACCCGTCGGGCTCTCGAGGTCCTTGCCAAGCACAATTATCCGCTCCTGCTGATGACCCGCTCGACGATGGTGCTGCGCGATATCGACATCCTGCGCGAGATTCACCTGACGGCTCAAGCAACTGTCGCAGTGCCTCTGGGGGATGGTCGCTCCGAAGAGAACGGGAATGTCGCTTCGTCCGATCAGCGACGCCTACTCGACCGGATTGTCCGCAGCGGCATCCAGACCGGTGCTCTGATCCGAATGCACTCCGGACTATCCGACCGCCGGCTGGAGCGACTTTTTAGGAGCGGCAGCGATCTAGGACTAGACTTCATTGCCTTCCAGCGTCCGTGGTTCGACGGCAATAATCCATCACCTCGCGCTTCAAACTTCGAGCCTCGCTTCCGACTCCTCGATCTGGCCGCCCGCTATCAACTGCCCTTGCGGATGAAAAGGTTCATTCCCAAGGATTATCGTCGTGAGAACTACTGGCTTGCCGGACGCCTCGCCGACAGCGCCCTCATTCGTTGGTGCAGCGGCGAGCCGTTTCGCTTGCACCTTCGGGCTGCGAGGCTCATCAACAACCTTAGGCGCGATGTCCGCAACATCCTCAGAGAAGGCGAAGTGCATCGCATTGAGGGAATAGATACGGCGGTCTGGCCTGAAATCGACCGATTGCTCAGCGGAGACTGGACCCCCCGTATGATTTGGGAAGGATGACCCGTCCCAAGACGTCGCTTCCGACGCCCGAAACCGCGCTGGTCTTGCGGTCGATCCGCCACGGTGAGACCTCGCGGATCGTTACGCTGTTCAGCCTTGAGCGAGGCAAGTTTGCCGCTATCGCCAAGGGCGCTCGCAGCGGTAAAGGCAATGGCGCGATCGGCAGCCTCGCAGCACCCAGTCTGATCGAAGCGATGGTCTATCACAAGTCGTCGCGCTCGGTGCAACTTTTGGCTCAGGCTTCGGTGATCGACCCTTACGTGGGTCTGCGGGAAGATATCCTGAAGAGTGCCTATGGCGCCGCGATTGTCGAACTGCTCGACCGCTCGATGATCGAAGGCGATGTCAACCGGGCCGCGTTCGCTGCAGCCGGGAGTGCGCTGGAGCGTTTGGAGCGGTCTGAAATCACGCCGCGCCTGGCATTCCAGGGCTTTCAACTGGATTTAACCGCTGCGCTCGGCTTTGCGCTCGACGCCACGGCATGTCCGGTCTGCGGTACAACTCCGGCGCGAACCGGCTGGCATAACGCCCTGATGCTCTCGGAAGGGGCGATCTGTTGCGAGGGATGCCGCATCGAGGGCGACGCTGTAACCCTCACAGGCGAGTCGGTCAATATACTGCGTTTGCTGGCCCGGCGACAGACCGATCTGCTCAAGCGCCTTAAAACCAGTGAGATGGCTCAGAACGAACTGAGCAACGCTCTGAGCCGCTATATCCGGCATCATCACCCGGCGCTCGGTTCGCTTCCGGCACAGGCGATGATAGACCGGCTTGAGTAATTATGTTGATGATGTTGATGTTAGGGATGCTGCCATACGAGGGCGTCTGGATGCACACAGGTCTTTAACTTCCCAATTGACGTCATCATCATCATCATTAGCATCAGCAACACATCCCTCGGAGACCAAATGAAACTTACCACCACGCTTCCTATACTGGTCCTGTTGCTGGCTCATGCCAACAGCAGTTTCGCCGAGACGCGTGTTTCGGGCGACGTCAGCGGGCGCTGGCTGCGGCAAGGCAGCCCTTTCATTGTAACCGGCGACGTCACAGTCCGAAACGGCCAGGCGCTTGCCATCGACGCCGGCTGCGAAGTCCGCTTCGAAGGCACGAAGATGTTGATCTATGGACGTTTGACTGCTGTCGGTTCGATCGACGATTCGATCCGGTTCCTGCCGGCCGAAGGCGCCGAAGCTTTCGGCGGTCTGCGCTTTCTGGTTGCAGACAGTGCGACAGTGCTCAATTATTGCGTAGTGTCAGGCGGGCGGGCGTTGGGAGGACAGGGGGAACTCGATTCCCTCAGTTCGGGTGGAAATATATTCGTCAGCGCCGGCGATGTTACCATTCTCAACAGCCGCATCTCAGGCGGGCATTGTCGGACGTTCGGTGCCGGCATCGCCCTCTGGCGCGCAAACACCGTGATCGAGAACTGCCTCGTTGCCGACAACAATTCGCAGAATGGCGGAGGTGGCATCGCGCTGATCTTGAACGCAAATCCACAGATTCGCAATACCACATTCGTCAACAATGCCGCTGTCAACCAGGGCGGTGGAGGGATAGCGCTGCTTGCTGCGGGACGCCTGGAGAACTGCACTTTCAGCCGCAACCGGACGACCAATGCCGAGAGTGGTCTTGGCGGCGCCTTATTGATAACGGAGGATGCGACAACCGCATTTGTCAAGTGCAACTTCCTCGAAAACACTTCCACCACCGGCGGAGCCATCAACGCCCGCGGTCACTCCACCGCACCGCGCTTCGAGTGGTGCTACTTTTGGGGTAATTCGACCAACGCCGGAGCCCGCGTCGGGGGAGCGATCTACGTCCGCGGCGGAGCCCGCCTGGAAGCCGTCTATTGCCGGTTTGTGGAGAATAACGCCAACTATGGCGGGGCAATCTACATAAAGGAAGCGCCGCTGCTGAATGTCAACCACTGCCTCTTTCTGCGCAATGCCGCCACCCGCGGCGGAGGTGCTATCTCCACTTCGGAAAACGACTGGGGCGAAAACAATCTATGGCGCGCCAACAACTGCACCTTCGTCAACAACACCAACATCGGCGGCGAGCGCATAGCCCAGTCGGTCCAGGCCCGAAACGGCGCACGCATCCTGCTCAATAGTTGCATCGTAGTCGGCGATCCGCCCCTTTTCGGCAATCAGGACTTTGTCTCGGCGGTCTATTCCCATATCCGAGGCGGGCTTCCCGGGGAAGGCAACGCTGCCGTGGATCCCGGCTTCTTCAAGATCGATTCGACCTACTTTATGCTGATGGGTAATTCGCCCTGCGTCGATTCGGGCGACCCGGACCTGCCGCCGGATCGCGACGAAACCCGCACCGACCGCGGCTGGCTCCACTTCCCGCGCAACGTCTGGAATGGGCTATCGACGGACCGCCTCGAGGTCGAACTAACCACCATCGACCGTGTAACCGAATCGCTGGAGCTGCGTAACGACTCCGGCGTTCCGGTCTATGCCAGCGTCATGGACCGCTGGACTGAGGGCGGTCGGGAAGCCTTCATCAACGTCTCGCAACTGACCAACGATTTCGATGTCAACGGTGTCGCACTGGCCGGGAACAACTTCTACCTCTGCGGCGGAAACAATGGGCAGTCGCCCAATATGCTCTATCGGCTCGACCGCAACTACGACCTTCGGCAGTCCTTTGCCCAGCCCGGCAATCCGGAAGACGATGGC
Coding sequences:
- the rsmH gene encoding 16S rRNA (cytosine(1402)-N(4))-methyltransferase RsmH; this translates as MLDAQHKPVLVGPVVHYLLGTGGRRFIDCTAGGGGHIEELLERADWQIEVLAVEVDPDAVRHLRERFAGRSGVQVVEGDYRELGEVAGRARFQPVDGILADVGQSFDQLLTSERGFSYRLDGPLDMRYSPGRGVPASEIVNRWSKDQLSALFWEIGEERQAGRLADLILRSRPLTTTGELANVVGRVVRGPFRVKTLSRVFMALRVAANDELEAIRALASQALALLRPGGRFVTIAYDSHQDRIFKEAFRRLSRPAGKAEAVSDSAMNADWELTILTPHVIRPDRAEMAANPQARSARMRVVEKLRRA
- a CDS encoding division/cell wall cluster transcriptional repressor MraZ; amino-acid sequence: MGNEPIPGFWGSDLYSLDDKSRLAIPSSYRYRLSPSARGTFVLAPGLGRCVAAWPLNIWQELLERAESLELPDEEFLRYIRWLYGSAVECLLDGQGRVRIPLHLVNFAGLKGDVQVVGMRDRIEIWHPDNYPAATGDTTFDYQAPHRQLLVGRRLRPAAEGAKPAMLPGLPTGDE
- a CDS encoding HDOD domain-containing protein, whose product is MNSPWGADGTPAGGAPAEGLNKMLVIAEIRKTITEVRDLPTLPGIVVEVMKRVADPHSSAGDIVELIEEDVSLAGKLLRTANSAYYGVPRKIDNLKTAVVIIGIEEVSNLIASASVLRLFPERPDVAHFDSAEFWQHSASVAEIVQGLYAGLRVPKHSGAYVAGLLHDIGKLVLHQYFYRYHLLCAEKANQEGVHIARAEADVIGVDHGHIGGWLAGRWNLPDDIINAIAQHHIRPSDSPRLGLPEMLDWADRIGHLMAAHTNGRVTKMLMADEAFAEIVNARSVNLLKVIEDLRERLERSLQLREILG
- the recO gene encoding DNA repair protein RecO, which gives rise to MTRPKTSLPTPETALVLRSIRHGETSRIVTLFSLERGKFAAIAKGARSGKGNGAIGSLAAPSLIEAMVYHKSSRSVQLLAQASVIDPYVGLREDILKSAYGAAIVELLDRSMIEGDVNRAAFAAAGSALERLERSEITPRLAFQGFQLDLTAALGFALDATACPVCGTTPARTGWHNALMLSEGAICCEGCRIEGDAVTLTGESVNILRLLARRQTDLLKRLKTSEMAQNELSNALSRYIRHHHPALGSLPAQAMIDRLE
- a CDS encoding T9SS type A sorting domain-containing protein, with the protein product MKLTTTLPILVLLLAHANSSFAETRVSGDVSGRWLRQGSPFIVTGDVTVRNGQALAIDAGCEVRFEGTKMLIYGRLTAVGSIDDSIRFLPAEGAEAFGGLRFLVADSATVLNYCVVSGGRALGGQGELDSLSSGGNIFVSAGDVTILNSRISGGHCRTFGAGIALWRANTVIENCLVADNNSQNGGGGIALILNANPQIRNTTFVNNAAVNQGGGGIALLAAGRLENCTFSRNRTTNAESGLGGALLITEDATTAFVKCNFLENTSTTGGAINARGHSTAPRFEWCYFWGNSTNAGARVGGAIYVRGGARLEAVYCRFVENNANYGGAIYIKEAPLLNVNHCLFLRNAATRGGGAISTSENDWGENNLWRANNCTFVNNTNIGGERIAQSVQARNGARILLNSCIVVGDPPLFGNQDFVSAVYSHIRGGLPGEGNAAVDPGFFKIDSTYFMLMGNSPCVDSGDPDLPPDRDETRTDRGWLHFPRNVWNGLSTDRLEVELTTIDRVTESLELRNDSGVPVYASVMDRWTEGGREAFINVSQLTNDFDVNGVALAGNNFYLCGGNNGQSPNMLYRLDRNYDLRQSFAQPGNPEDDGYLDLATDGRQLLYGGYRNLIAEFTVDGELGEVVNGPQAIRTMRALGVDFRYSDNFVDFYIGGDEGIIARTDAEFWERDRIVLGDTVRSLGVKGNTRALYAVTEPRPGVTLLWLINPDEHLATPLYTLTPPDSLARIGGVEVTQAFQDGRGSLIGIWKSTGDTPDRLFVVDLYTSWLVIEPSLQLLLPGESIAWPVTFCGDQMPAGYHEGNFYVAVNGYGQGGEVEAAMTSTQSSATDDDAMPTDFQIEAIWPNPFNQHAVVSFNLPRESRYELQVFDVTGRRAGLVVSGVGSAGSNRTVLDAADLPAGVFYLKVVTPYGAVAAPFNLLK